The Campylobacter sp. CNRCH_2014_0184h DNA window TCGCAAGGCTCTAAAGCTACAAGTAAAAACAATAATGTTAATTTAGGCGGAGGACAAGTAACCACTGGTGCTGGACTTAGTAAAGCTAGAGATTTTATCAATGATTATACAAATATAGGCTATACTACAGCAAGTACTTCACAATATCAAGGCACAGGAAGCCAAACTAGAAGTGAAAATTTCCAAACCACCATTTCTGCTAGAGTGATTAAAGTTTTATCTAATGGAAATTATTTTATAGAAGGAAGTCGTGAGCTTTTAATTAATGGTGAAAAACAAATCATTCAGCTAAGTGGGGTTATAAGACCTTATGATATTTCTCAAGATAATATGATAGATAGTAAATACATAGCTGATGCAAAAATTCTTTATAAAACAGAAGGTGATATAGATAAATCTACACGCAAGCCTTGGGGGACAAAATTCATGGAAACCATTTGGCCTTTTTAAGCTAAATGGTTTTACATAAAACTTGGTGCATCATTAGAAAATAAAATCAAATCTCCATTTTGGGTTAATTTTGATAAAGTTTGCACAAGTTGAGATTTTTCTTTTAATACATAAAAATCTAATGTAATATGTTTTTGCAAAATCGTGCTATTAGCCTCTGAAGTAATAATTACAAAATCAAAACACTCATTGATTATCTTACATAATTTTATATTTTCTTCTTCATTAACTTCAACTATACCAGGAGTTACCAAAACTTTTCTTCCTTGATAGCTTTTACAAAGCTCATAGCTTTGACTCATACCTTTAAAATTTCCATTAAAACCATCATCTATGATAAATTTAGGCTCTTTAGAAATCACTTGCAAACGATGTTCTACTGCTTTTAAATTTAATACACTTTTTATAATATTTTCTATTTTAATTCCTAAATAATGAGCAAGTAAAATACACACACTAATATTATAAGCATTAAAAGCGCCTAGTAAATTTGCATGAAAATCATAAATATTACCATCTAATCTTATTTTAAAATCTAAACCTTCTAAACTTGCCCTAACATCACTTAAACAATCATCATAAAATTCATTTTCATATAAGGTGCTTGAGTGTAAAAAGTATTTTTCTAAACGCTTGGATTTTAAAGCTTGCAACTTAGCACTGCGGATGTTATCTTGAGTTTTAAAATACTCCAAATGCGCCAAACCAATCTCACCCACTATACAAATTTGAGGATTTAAAAACTCTGCAATTTCTAAAATATCATTTTGCTCTCTTGCGCCAGCTTCTACGATATAAATTTCAGTATTATTTTCTAAATTTTCATTGATATCTTTTACTATACCCATGAAAGTATTAACACTTCTTGGAGTTTTATAGCACTTAAACTCATCTTTTAAAAGTTCGTATAAAAAATTTTTTATACTTGTTTTTCCAAAACTAGCAGTAATTAGAATAATTTTTAAATTTGAATTATCACAAATCTTTTTATTTGCCTTTTTTATAAATGTATTTTGGTTTATTTTTTCTACTAAAAAGCTTAATAAAAATGCAGCTACTAAAGCTTCTAAACCTATCCAAAAAAATGGCATAAATACTAAAGTAAAAAGCGACAAAAATAAAAAATAACGCTTAATCCTAGCAGTAAAAACCAGCTTTTTATCTAAATTTTTATATAAGTACCCACCATATAACAAAGATAAAGCAAAAACTATAAAATATAAATAAAAATTTCCGCTATACAAAGAAAACACAAAAGCAAAATAAGGAATTATTAAAAAATATAAATGCCACAAAGGCTTAGCAAAATGTAAAATTATGCGTGAGAATTTATAAGAGTACCATTGCAAAGCTAAAATCAGGTAAAATCCAAGTAAAAAATTCAAACTTAAAAAAGCTATCATACTAATCATTTTTTAAAAATTCCTCATGTATTTTTTCATTTATAAAATCAGCATGTTTTAAAAAGAAAAAATGATCCCCATCTAATGCAAAAAAATTTCCTTTTTGTGCTAAAGAATGGATAATCGCTCCACTTTTTAAAGGCGTAGCTTTATCTTCATTACCCCAAAAAATCAAAATAGGGTTTTTAAGCTTTTGAAATTCATTTTCTAAATTTTCATTAACAACCTTCTTAAAGGTTTCATACATCACTTCACTCATACCTTGAGCGTCTTTGCTAATAAAAAATTTCCTCCAAAAATCCCCATAAGGAAGATTTTTTAAAATTTTAAACAAGGCTATTTTAAACCTCACTTTAAAGCTTTTTGGTAAAACCACACCTGCGCTAGAGAGTAAAATTAAACCTTGAAAATTAGCATTTTGACACATAATAGTCGCAACTTTTCCGCCAAAAGAATGCCCCATTAAATAATCTGCCTTTTGCTCAATTGTAGTTAAAAAGTCTTCCACAACCTTAGCATAAGCATAAGAATCCATAGGTGCATCTATGCTTGAATTTCCAAAACCAGGCAAATCTAAATAAATTTGTTTAAAATCATTCAAAGGCTTTTCAAAAGCTTGTTTCATAAGCTCTTTATTAGCCCCCCAACCGTGTAAAATAAGAATTGTTTTTTTACATTTTGGATTGATGATTTCATAACTTAAATTATAAAAATATCCATTAGAATATACTCTAGTTTTTGCCATTTCTAGCCTTTTTTATCTTTATAAATCTTTTCTAAAAGCATTACAGCTTCATTTAAACGCTCATATTCTTCAAAACTTAAAAGCACGGCTTCAAATTTATTATTTTTTACTATCACCACTCTACCGTTTTCGCTCTTTTTTGTTTTTTCAAGCATAGTACTGAAATTTCTTACTACTTCAGTTGCAGTATAAATTTCATCTTTGCTAAAAGTAGCCATGATTATAACTTACCTTTTTGCCCATTAATACTGTGAATAAAAGCATAATCGATCTTAATTTGCTTTTCTAGCTCTATATTTTTTGCTAAATTATCAACTGTATTAGTAAAATCTTCAAATAAATAATTTGCCAATGATCCTGGATTTGGATTGATCTCATTTAAATAAACCTCATCACCTATCACAAAAAAATCACAGCGAATCAAAGCTCCTTTAAATAAAGGATTGTAAATTCTCGTAAAATTATCCCTTAGTTTTTGCTTTAATTCTTCACTAATATTTGCTTCACTGACTTTAGAACTTTCTGAAAAACCTAAATATTTTTGTTCAAAATCTAAAATTTCATTTTTTCTAGGCTCTTCAATGATAGAAAATTCCATTTTTTCACCTATCATACAACCTGCTAAGTTATATTCTTTAATATTGCTTACAAATTTTTCAACCACAACATCCTCATCAAATTCAAAAGCAACATCTTTAGCATATTTAAGCTCGCTTTCATCTTTAACTATACTTATACCTATGCTACTACCTAATCTTGCAGGCTTTAAAATACAAGGAAAGTCTAAAGAAACATTTTGCTCTTTATGCAAATTTAAAACTTTATAATCAAGTGTTTTTACCCCTACACTTTGTGCATAAAGTTTAGTTAAAACCTTATTAAAAGATAAAACACTAGCTTCTATGCGCGGTCCTATGTATTTTATACCATAAAAATCAAGCAAAGCAGCTATTTTGCCATCTTCGCCATCTTTTCCATGTACGATATTTACCGCTACATCAATGTCAAGTTTTTTCTCGCCTAACATAGTTTTTATAAAAAACCCACCCTGCTTTAGCACCAAGACTTTTTCTTTTTTATAAGCACCACTACTAAAAGTTTTTGCATTCATTTTTTCTTCATCTATAAGAAAAAATTCTTTATTTTTATCACAAAATATAAATTTTTTTTGCGCTTTGAGTACTTTTTTTAATACCACAGCACTCACAATGCTAATTTCATGCTCATAAGAATTTGCACCAAAAATTACACCATATATCATTATATTTTTCCTTTTATTATGCTAATTTTTTCAAAGCCTCTTTAATAAGCTCACTAGTATTTTTACTCTCACAAGTTCTTAAAACCTTTAAAATATTTTCTTGTTTAAAACCAAGTGAAAGTAAAGCTGCCAAAGCTTGCGCTTGGTCTTGATTGGAATTTTCTATATTGATTTTTGCATCACTTAACTCAGCTATAATTCTTTTTGCACTCTTTGGACCAATACCAGGAACCTTTTTAAATACACTCTCATCACCACTTTGCAAAGCTGCATAAAAAGTATTAGTATCTAAGCTTGAGCAAAGCGCCATAGCAGTAGTTGCTCCTATACCACTAATTTTAATTAATAATTCAAACATTCTTTGCTCATTAATATCTAAAAATCCATATAATTTATGAGAGTCTTCTTTGATAATTTGCGTGATTAAAAACTCAACCTTTTGATCTTTTTCAAAATTACTTGAGCAAAAAAGCGACACATAAACACCATAACTTACCCCACTTGAAGTTTTTAAAACAACAAAAGTAGGTTCTTTTTTACTCACTATTCCTTCAATTGCCACTATCATTTAGCTTATTCCTTGTAATTGCTAATAGAGCGAATTTCATAAACACTCATCCCATTTTCAGTATCTATTTTTTCAAGCTCAAAACATTGAATTTTTTCTTCACTATGAGGATGATAGCTTAATTCTTTTCTAGGATTTAATAAAACAAATTTAACCTCGTTTAAATCCATCCATTTTCCACTTTTATTAATAATTTTTGATTTTAAAAGTTCATCTTGAATTTTTTTAAGCTTTTCCATATTT harbors:
- a CDS encoding type II toxin-antitoxin system Phd/YefM family antitoxin, which codes for MATFSKDEIYTATEVVRNFSTMLEKTKKSENGRVVIVKNNKFEAVLLSFEEYERLNEAVMLLEKIYKDKKG
- the ruvA gene encoding Holliday junction branch migration protein RuvA, encoding MIVAIEGIVSKKEPTFVVLKTSSGVSYGVYVSLFCSSNFEKDQKVEFLITQIIKEDSHKLYGFLDINEQRMFELLIKISGIGATTAMALCSSLDTNTFYAALQSGDESVFKKVPGIGPKSAKRIIAELSDAKINIENSNQDQAQALAALLSLGFKQENILKVLRTCESKNTSELIKEALKKLA
- the flgH gene encoding flagellar basal body L-ring protein FlgH, which produces MKFKNVNFYLLPFVMFGCSATVDPHINMKPPTYVEELAPKQNHNTQSNPGSLFGKGDNPLFSDKKAMNVNDLVTVVIRENATQNSQGSKATSKNNNVNLGGGQVTTGAGLSKARDFINDYTNIGYTTASTSQYQGTGSQTRSENFQTTISARVIKVLSNGNYFIEGSRELLINGEKQIIQLSGVIRPYDISQDNMIDSKYIADAKILYKTEGDIDKSTRKPWGTKFMETIWPF
- a CDS encoding alpha/beta fold hydrolase; the protein is MAKTRVYSNGYFYNLSYEIINPKCKKTILILHGWGANKELMKQAFEKPLNDFKQIYLDLPGFGNSSIDAPMDSYAYAKVVEDFLTTIEQKADYLMGHSFGGKVATIMCQNANFQGLILLSSAGVVLPKSFKVRFKIALFKILKNLPYGDFWRKFFISKDAQGMSEVMYETFKKVVNENLENEFQKLKNPILIFWGNEDKATPLKSGAIIHSLAQKGNFFALDGDHFFFLKHADFINEKIHEEFLKND
- a CDS encoding D-alanine--D-alanine ligase codes for the protein MIYGVIFGANSYEHEISIVSAVVLKKVLKAQKKFIFCDKNKEFFLIDEEKMNAKTFSSGAYKKEKVLVLKQGGFFIKTMLGEKKLDIDVAVNIVHGKDGEDGKIAALLDFYGIKYIGPRIEASVLSFNKVLTKLYAQSVGVKTLDYKVLNLHKEQNVSLDFPCILKPARLGSSIGISIVKDESELKYAKDVAFEFDEDVVVEKFVSNIKEYNLAGCMIGEKMEFSIIEEPRKNEILDFEQKYLGFSESSKVSEANISEELKQKLRDNFTRIYNPLFKGALIRCDFFVIGDEVYLNEINPNPGSLANYLFEDFTNTVDNLAKNIELEKQIKIDYAFIHSINGQKGKL
- a CDS encoding Mur ligase family protein, encoding MISMIAFLSLNFLLGFYLILALQWYSYKFSRIILHFAKPLWHLYFLIIPYFAFVFSLYSGNFYLYFIVFALSLLYGGYLYKNLDKKLVFTARIKRYFLFLSLFTLVFMPFFWIGLEALVAAFLLSFLVEKINQNTFIKKANKKICDNSNLKIILITASFGKTSIKNFLYELLKDEFKCYKTPRSVNTFMGIVKDINENLENNTEIYIVEAGAREQNDILEIAEFLNPQICIVGEIGLAHLEYFKTQDNIRSAKLQALKSKRLEKYFLHSSTLYENEFYDDCLSDVRASLEGLDFKIRLDGNIYDFHANLLGAFNAYNISVCILLAHYLGIKIENIIKSVLNLKAVEHRLQVISKEPKFIIDDGFNGNFKGMSQSYELCKSYQGRKVLVTPGIVEVNEEENIKLCKIINECFDFVIITSEANSTILQKHITLDFYVLKEKSQLVQTLSKLTQNGDLILFSNDAPSFM